In Doryrhamphus excisus isolate RoL2022-K1 chromosome 7, RoL_Dexc_1.0, whole genome shotgun sequence, one genomic interval encodes:
- the mthfs gene encoding 5,10-methenyltetrahydrofolate synthetase (5-formyltetrahydrofolate cyclo-ligase) isoform X1: MATMRAAKQALRKEIKRRVAPLSEQEKLRQSSVVSQKLFRHPKYMACQRIAVFLSMDDEVRTQQIISDVLGTGKRCFIPRYEHGSNHMDMLKLNSLQDMATLPVTSWNIQQPDHNDHSREEALAAGGLDLILMPGLGFDLSGKRLGRGKGFYDTYLERCSRHPKGKPYTIALAFKEQLCQDIPVDDNDVLIDEILYEDEQ; encoded by the exons ATGGCCACCATGCGAGCTGCCAAACAAGCGCTAAGAAAGGAAATAAAGCGACGGGTTGCGCCACTCAGTGAGCAGGAGAAACTGAGACAATCTTCAGTTGTGTCCCAAAAA CTCTTCAGACACCCAAAATATATGGCGTGTCAACGTATCGCGGTGTTCCTCAGCATGGACGATGAGGTGCGCACACAGCAAATCATCAGCGACGTGTTAGGAACGGGTAAAAGGTGCTTCATCCCCAGATATGAGCATGGCAGCAACCACATGGACATGTTGAAGCTCAACAGCCTGCAGGACATGGCCACGCTACCTGTCACATCCTGGAACATCCAACAGCCTGACCACAACGACCACAGCAGAGAAGAAGCTTTGGCTGCAG GAGGTCTGGACCTCATCTTGATGCCAGGCCTCGGTTTTGACCTGTCTGGGAAGCGTCTGGGCCGAGGAAAGGGTTTCTACGACACTTACCTGGAGCGCTGCAGCAGACACCCCAAAGGCAAGCCCTACACCATCGCCTTGGCCTTTAAAGAGCAGCTGTGTCAGGACATCCCCGTTGATGACAATGACGTGCTCATTGACGAGATCCTGTACGAAGACGAGCAGTAA
- the fah gene encoding fumarylacetoacetase: protein MSFLNVDATCDFSIHNLPYGVFSTPDQAKRRIGVAIGDQILDLSVILSLFRGPVMSKHQHVFQQPTLNAFMALGYEAWKETRSTLQVLLSANESTLRDDCDLRSRAFVPQSAATMYLPADIGDYTDFYSSRDHATNVGIMFRGKENALMPNWLRLPVGYHGRASSVVVSGTPIRRPSGQMRPDPTKPPVFGPSKQLDIELEMAFFVGKGNLPGEPIPIEKAHEHIFGMVLMNDWSARDIQAWEYVPLGPFLGKNFGTTISPWVVPMEALLPFVEPNPIQDPEPLPYLQHQDPFTFNINLFVSLKGKQMKESSTICKSNFKYMYWTMKQQLAHHTVNGCNVRPGDLLASGTISGPDADSFGSMLELSWRGSKSIDLGGGETRTFLQDGDEVTITGHGERDGHRVGFGSCTGTILPALQQ from the exons ATGTCTTTCCTAAACGTAGATGCAACGTGTGATTTCTCCATCCACAACCTTCCCTATGGCGTGTTCTCAACACCCGACCAG GCCAAGCGTCGCATTGGAGTTGCTATTGGAGACCAGATACTGGACCTGAGTGTCATACTCTCACTTTTTCGAGGACCGGTGATGTCCAAACACCAGCATGTTTTTCAACAG CCGACACTTAATGCTTTCATGGCACTGGGATACGAAGCGTGGAAAGAGACCAGGAGTACCTTGCAGGTGTTGCTGTCAGCCAATGAGAGCACTCTAAGAGATGACTGTGATCTACGCAGCAG AGCTTTCGTCCCTCAAAGTGCAGCCACGATGTATCTTCCAGCTGATATTG GTGATTACACTGACTTCTACTCCTCCAGGGATCATGCAACTAATGTTGGGATCATGTTCCGGGGAAAGGAAAATGCCCTGATGCCAAACTG GTTGAGGCTTCCTGTGGGGTATCATGGCAGAGCATCATCAGTGGTTGTGTCGGGCACCCCCATCCGTCGCCCGTCAGGGCAGATGAGGCCTGATCCGA CAAAGCCTCCTGTGTTCGGCCCATCAAAGCAGTTGGACATTGAATTGGAGATG GCTTTCTTTGTTGGAAAGGGGAATTTGCCTGGGGAGCCAATCCCCATTGAGAAAGCCCATGAACACATCTTTGGCATGGTACTCATGAATGACTGGAGTG CTCGGGACATCCAAGCCTGGGAATACGTCCCTCTTGGTCCATTCTTGGGAAAGAACTTCGGTACAACGATCTCACCTTGGGTGGTCCCCATGGAGGCCTTGTTGCCTTTTGTGGAGCCCAATCCCATTCAG GATCCAGAGCCCCTCCCCTACCTTCAACATCAGGATCCGTTCACGTTCAACATCAATCTTTTTGTATCTCTAAAAG GAAAGCAGATGAAAGAATCTTCAACCATCTGCAAGTCAAACTTCAAG TACATGTATTGGACCATGAAGCAGCAGCTCGCCCATCACACGGTCAACGGCTGTAACGTCAGACCTGGCGACCTTCTGGCTTCTGGAACCATCAGTGGACCT GATGCAGACAGTTTTGGCTCCATGCTAGAACTGTCATGGAGGGGATCCAAGAGTATTGATCTTGGCGGCGGAGAAACCAGAACCTTCCTCCAGGATGGAGATGAAGTTACCATTACAG GTCATGGTGAAAGAGATGGACACAGGGTGGGCTTTGGTTCCTGCACTGGAACCATCCTCCCTGCCTTGCAACAATGA
- the mthfs gene encoding 5,10-methenyltetrahydrofolate synthetase (5-formyltetrahydrofolate cyclo-ligase) isoform X2, with translation MTQHTFFCSSSEDDLCCVQQRSRLFRHPKYMACQRIAVFLSMDDEVRTQQIISDVLGTGKRCFIPRYEHGSNHMDMLKLNSLQDMATLPVTSWNIQQPDHNDHSREEALAAGGLDLILMPGLGFDLSGKRLGRGKGFYDTYLERCSRHPKGKPYTIALAFKEQLCQDIPVDDNDVLIDEILYEDEQ, from the exons ATGACTCAGCACACTTTCTTCTGCTCAAGCTCAGAAGATGATCTATGTTGTGTTCAACAGAGATCTCGG CTCTTCAGACACCCAAAATATATGGCGTGTCAACGTATCGCGGTGTTCCTCAGCATGGACGATGAGGTGCGCACACAGCAAATCATCAGCGACGTGTTAGGAACGGGTAAAAGGTGCTTCATCCCCAGATATGAGCATGGCAGCAACCACATGGACATGTTGAAGCTCAACAGCCTGCAGGACATGGCCACGCTACCTGTCACATCCTGGAACATCCAACAGCCTGACCACAACGACCACAGCAGAGAAGAAGCTTTGGCTGCAG GAGGTCTGGACCTCATCTTGATGCCAGGCCTCGGTTTTGACCTGTCTGGGAAGCGTCTGGGCCGAGGAAAGGGTTTCTACGACACTTACCTGGAGCGCTGCAGCAGACACCCCAAAGGCAAGCCCTACACCATCGCCTTGGCCTTTAAAGAGCAGCTGTGTCAGGACATCCCCGTTGATGACAATGACGTGCTCATTGACGAGATCCTGTACGAAGACGAGCAGTAA